A part of Heliangelus exortis chromosome 3, bHelExo1.hap1, whole genome shotgun sequence genomic DNA contains:
- the FABP7 gene encoding fatty acid-binding protein, brain produces MVEAFCGTWKLVDSHNFDEYMKALGVGFATRQVGNVTKPTVIISSEGDKVVIKTQSTFKNTEICFKLGEEFDETTPDDRNCKSVVTLDGDKLVHVQKWDGKETNFVREIKDGKMVMTLTFGDVVAVRHYEKA; encoded by the exons ATGGTCGAGGCTTTCTGCGGCACCTGGAAGCTGGTGGACAGCCACAACTTCGACGAGTACATGAAGGCGCTGG GAGTGGGGTTTGCAACACGACAGGTGGGGAATGTGACTAAACCCACTGTGATTATCAGCAGTGAGGGGGACAAAGTAGTGATCAAGACTCAAAGCACTTtcaaaaacacagaaatctgcTTTAAGCTTGGAGAGGAATTTGATGAAACTACCCCTGATGACAGAAACTGCAAA TCAGTTGTAACACTGGATGGAGACAAGCTAGTGCACGTACAAAAGTGGGATGGCAAAGAGACAAACTTTGTGAGAGAAATAAAGGATGGCAAAATGGTAATG ACTCTCACCTTTGGTGATGTGGTTGCTGTTCGCCACTATGAGAAAGCATAG